In the Rhizobium sp. CB3090 genome, one interval contains:
- a CDS encoding cytochrome ubiquinol oxidase subunit I, with product MELDIVALSRLQFAMTALYHFLFVPLTLGLSVLLAIMETTYVMTGRQIWRQMTKFWGTLFGINFVLGVATGIVMEFQFGMNWSYYSYYVGDIFGAPLAIEGLMAFFLEATFVGLFFFGWDKLSKVGHLIATWAVALGSNFSALWILIANGWMQNPVGSALNPQTMRMEITSFFDVVFNPVAQAKFVHTVSAGYVCASIFVLGVSAWYMLKGRHIEIAKRSMTVAASFGLASALSVVVLGDESGYLSTEHQKMKLAAIEAMWETEPAPAAFTAFGFPDQKARETHYAVHIPWVMGLIGTRSLTTEIPGITQLEEQAKTHIRDGIKAYDALMNIRAAQPAAAGAAAQDTSTQQARASFEDIGHELGYALLLKRYVDDPRQATDAQIDQAARDTIPNVPTLFWTFRVMVGLGVFFILLTATFFWLSARRHLDRYPLLLRIAVFAIPLPWVAIEFGWVVAEFGRQPWVIEGVLPTAAAVSNLGAGNVLLTLLGFAAIYTALIVIEMNLMIRAIRKGPEPDDEPEADLVSETLVPARE from the coding sequence ATGGAACTCGACATCGTGGCGCTGTCGCGCCTGCAGTTTGCCATGACGGCGCTTTATCACTTCCTGTTCGTGCCGCTGACGCTCGGCCTTTCCGTGTTGCTCGCCATCATGGAGACGACCTATGTGATGACGGGGCGGCAGATCTGGCGCCAGATGACCAAATTCTGGGGCACGCTATTCGGCATCAACTTCGTGCTTGGCGTCGCCACCGGCATCGTCATGGAATTCCAGTTCGGCATGAACTGGAGCTATTACAGCTATTACGTCGGCGATATCTTCGGTGCTCCGCTGGCGATCGAAGGGCTGATGGCCTTCTTCCTCGAGGCGACCTTCGTCGGCCTGTTCTTCTTCGGTTGGGACAAGCTCTCCAAGGTCGGGCATCTCATTGCCACCTGGGCGGTCGCGCTCGGCTCCAACTTCTCGGCACTCTGGATCCTCATCGCCAATGGCTGGATGCAAAATCCCGTCGGCTCGGCACTCAATCCGCAGACCATGCGCATGGAGATCACCAGCTTTTTCGACGTGGTCTTCAACCCCGTCGCCCAGGCAAAGTTCGTTCACACGGTATCGGCCGGCTATGTCTGCGCCTCCATCTTCGTGCTCGGCGTTTCGGCCTGGTACATGCTGAAGGGCCGCCACATCGAGATCGCCAAGCGCTCGATGACGGTCGCCGCCTCCTTCGGCCTGGCTTCGGCCCTGTCGGTCGTCGTCCTCGGCGACGAAAGTGGCTATCTATCCACTGAACACCAGAAAATGAAGCTCGCGGCGATCGAGGCCATGTGGGAGACCGAGCCGGCGCCCGCGGCCTTTACCGCCTTCGGCTTTCCGGATCAGAAAGCGCGCGAAACCCATTATGCCGTGCATATACCGTGGGTCATGGGCTTGATCGGCACGCGCTCGCTCACCACCGAAATCCCCGGCATCACCCAGCTTGAGGAGCAGGCGAAGACCCACATCCGCGACGGCATCAAGGCCTATGACGCGCTGATGAATATCCGCGCTGCCCAACCGGCCGCCGCCGGTGCCGCGGCTCAGGATACGTCCACTCAGCAGGCGCGCGCATCCTTCGAAGATATTGGCCATGAGCTCGGTTATGCCCTGCTTCTGAAGCGCTACGTTGACGATCCCCGCCAGGCGACCGACGCCCAGATCGATCAGGCCGCCCGCGATACCATCCCGAACGTGCCGACCCTCTTCTGGACCTTCCGCGTCATGGTCGGCCTGGGCGTGTTCTTCATTCTGCTGACGGCGACCTTCTTCTGGCTTTCGGCCCGCCGCCACCTCGACCGTTATCCCCTATTGCTGAGGATCGCCGTGTTTGCCATCCCGCTTCCCTGGGTTGCCATCGAGTTCGGCTGGGTCGTCGCTGAATTCGGCCGCCAGCCCTGGGTTATCGAAGGCGTGCTGCCGACCGCCGCCGCCGTCTCCAATCTCGGAGCCGGTAACG